From Candidatus Caccoplasma merdavium:
CCGCTTACGGCCAGTATCTGGTGAAATACCACACCATAGCCGGTAACCAATACAGCCAGGTCGATTTCTCCAACGACGTTTTGCCCGACACCACGGCCACCGGCGACCGCCTCTCGGTGACTTTCAATGAGAATGGCGATTACTTCGTCAACGAAGAAGCCCAAATCACTTCGTTCGACATCGCGACGACCAATGCCACCGTGTTTATCATGAACGGCGTGCTTACTCCCATTACCGAGTACATCTATGACCGTCTCGAAGACAATGCCGATTGGAGCCTCTTCAAGGAGTTGCTCGATGCTACCGGCCTCAGCCCGCTCGTGTCGTCGACTTCCGGCCGTGCTGCCTCCTACACCTGTCTCGTGGTTCCCAATAGCGTATTCGACGCTTCCGCCATCAGCAGCCTTGCGGCCTTGGCCGATACCCTCGATGCCGGGCAGAATACCGCAGCATGGAAAGAAACCGAAAACCCCATGTACCGTTATGCTGCTTATCATTTGATTTCGTCGTCACATGCTACCGGTAGCATCGTTGTTGCAGATACCGCTTCGTCGACCAGTGCCGCCACCGTGCTTGCCACCCTTGCCGAGGCTTCCTACATCGAATTCCAGGATATCGACGGCCAACTCTACATCAATTATGATACCCTCACTCAAACGGGTGCAACCTGGGGCGAAGTAACCGACCTTGTGTGCCGCAACGGTGTAATTCACGAAGTCTCGACCCCGCTTTACATCAAGGCTCCTACCAACGTGCCCACGACTACTTTCGAAGTGACCGACTTCTCGATTCTTGAAACCGAAATCTCGGAATACCGTCTCGGTTCGCTTACCGCTGAGTATGTCGAAGACCTGTCGGATTTGCGTGAAAAGTACGGCTCCGGTTTCTGCTACGACTGGACCAGCTACTTGTCGTCGAGCGGCTTCAGATGCGTCTCGTATTATGTGGGGACATCGACCGATACCGTGGGACTTTATTTCACCAACCATGATGCCCTGTTGCTCAATCTCGGACAATATGGTTACATCGATATGCAGACCCCGAGTCTTGTGGCCGACTCTACTACCTATTCGGTAGGTCTCAGCTTCTACAACACGGCAGCCTCTTCGGCTTCGGGACGTTTCACCGTTTACATCGACGATGTGGAAGTGGGCTCGCTGACCACCCAGGGCGGTACGGCTCCCGAACGTTTCAAAGATGTCTCTCCCAAACCCGAAGAATGGGTGGCCATTCCCGATGCCGATAATGGTGAGTATATTGTGGGCGAAGTGACCTTTGCCACCACCGGCCGCCATACCTTGCGCATTGAAGACAACGAAGGTTCTACGCTTTATCTCGATTATGTTCTGTTCACTCCTAAAAAATAAAAGCAATGAGAATTATGAAAAAAGCTGCATTCATTCTTTCGCTTGCCGTCTGCGCCCTTTGGGCTTGCAACGACAATTGGGATGATTACTACAAAGGATCATCTTCCACTGGGAGTGTCGATACGGCTACCACGGTGCTTGACTGCTCCCTCATAGAATTTTTCCAAACCCATGACGAGTATGCCGATTTCTATAAGCTCCTCCAAGACGTGGGAGCGATGTCATCGCTCGAAGCCGACCAGGAACTTACTGTCTGGGCTGTTGATAACCAAGGCGTGCAAACAGCCATGACCGACGGCTCGTCGCTGGTAGATTTGAACCTCGATACCACCCGTGTGTTGTATCATGTCAACTACCTCTCGTTCAACCGCAACCAGTTCAAAGACGGCGCCCGCCTCAAAACGCTCAACGGCATCTACATTCAGATTGCCGTCGACGAGCAGGGCGAGATATATGCCAACGACGCCAAAGTGGTGAAAACTTACCGCATGAACAACGGCGTGGTGCATGTCATCGACCACATGATGTCGGCCCGTATGAACCTCTATGCCTACATCGAGCAACTCTCTGACGAGTATAGCATGTATCGCGACTCGATTATCCTCAAGGCCAGTGTCGAGCAATTCTCGCCCGAGAGCTCTACGCCCATCGGTGTCGATATGACAGGTAATACCCTCTACGATTCAGTGTTCGTTGTCTACAACCCCTTGTTCGATACCGTACGGATCAATTCCGAGTTCCAGCAATTCACCTGCTTCGTCCCCAGTGATGAAGTGATCCGTGACTGCTATCGCAAGATGAACGAGACTTGTCAGGCTATCGGTCGCCAGTTGGCCGAAAATCCGCCTTATCCCGATTATCCGTATTTGGGTTCGGCCGAACTTTCTCTGGCCAATGAGTGGATAAAGAGAGCTACCATTTACAACGGAACCCTCTCGGCCGAAGAAGCCTCGCAAGACGATATCTACTCGGCTTATAACAAGCAGTGGAAAAATACCGACCGTGACGGCAATGCCGTGCAGGTCATCGATACCGAAAATCCCGTGGAACTCTCCAACGGTCGTGTTTACATGGTACAAGACCTGAAAATCCCCAACAACGTCATCATTACCCGTCTGAAACAATTCCTCTACCACTACGGCAAGATTGCTTCGGCCGACACGACCAACCTCTACTTCTGCATCCGCGGCGAAGTGCCCGACGGTTTAGGTCCCTCTCGCCAAGATGAAATTCCTTCGCTTGTGGTACAAGCCGGTTATGATTCTCCCGCATGGGCCGAACACGGACCTTATTCGCACTTCGAGGAGAATGACAAAGGTAATCCCTGTTATGTCGTTCTGCACATTGCCAAGGACGAAGAAAGCACCGAGCCTTTCACCCTTTCTTTCACCCCGATAGTTCCTACTGGAATGAGTTCTGTGGCCCAGTATTTGATTCCGGCCGGCGAATATAACCTCCACTTGGGTAACCAAGCCTCGGGTAGCGGTGTGGGTAATGTCTATTTCGCAACGGCCGAGCTCGGCGAAAACGGTTATCCCTATTTCGACCCCAACGATCCCAACTTTGCTACTGCTCCGGCAAGCAACGATTGTGACGTTGCTCTTAAAGGCAAGGGTTATGTTCGTGTCGGATCCAACATTAACTTCTCGCTCGCTTCGCCGTGGAACTACGACCGGCGCGGTGGCGGCGGTATGGCACAGTATTCGAGCGGCAACTCCCGCTGGAATGAGAATGGAGGTCTGGTAGGTCCTGTTACCGTCGAAGGAGAACCCGGTACCATGCAATCGGTCCGCATCAAGATAGAACTTACCAGCGGTACCCGCATGCGTTTCTTCCACTGGTGCCTCGTTCCTACCGAGAATAATTATTGATATCAAACACACAATACGATATGAAAAAACTTAGAAACATATTTCTGCTCCTGTTGATTGCCGCGGTGTCGCTGCCCGCAGTCGCTCAGCGCACTTACACAATCACAGGTACGGTGGTAGACCCCTATGACGGGTCTCCCATCGAAGGAGCCGTTGTTTCGGCTACTAATTTGGGACAATCGGTCACGACCGATGCCAACGGTACGTTTAAGGCCGAGCTTTCAAGCCTTAAAGGAGAATTGAATGTTTGGTATCCCGGTTATTACACCAAGGTGATTCCCGTGAACGGGCGTACCTCTTTCTCGGTTATCCTCATTCCCGAGGACAAATACGGTTACACCGATTATGTGCTCACGCCCAATGCCGTAACTCCCGGCCAGGACAAAAACACGAATACCTACTCGCGTCAAAGCAAGGACTTCACGGCTTCTACGGTCGACGTAGAGAAAACATTCGTCAATATCCCCGGTCTTTATGTCGCTGAAAAGAGCGGTATGCCCGGCGAAGGTTCTTATTTCCAAATCCGCGGTAACCGCACGGCAAATGCCACCGGCATGCCTCTTATCGTGCTCAACGGCCAGCCCTACTTCGGCAGCCTCGATGCCTCGGGTGTCGTGAACGGATATTCGACCAGTTTGTTCAGTGCGCTCAATGCGCAGGATATTGCCAGCGTTTCGGTTCTTAAAGGTGCTGATGCCGCCCAGTATGGCTCTTTGGCTGCCAACGGTGTCATCGCCATCGAGACCGAACGAGCCATCGACCTCGAGACCCAGGTGGAATTCATCGGCCAGTATGGCGTGGACCTCAACCAGTCGAAACTCCCCACACTCAATGTCAAGGACTATAAAAATTATGTATCGGCACTTGGCCTCACCGACGGGTCTTATGAAGACATGGACGATTTGCTCGTAGATTTCCCCTACCTCTCGCAAGACCCCTCGGTCTATGTCAATCCTCATCTTTATACCAACGACACCGATTGGCAGGACGAGATTTATTCGCCGGGCTTCGTTACCGACAATACCTTGAAAATCAAAGGTGGTGACGCTATTGCCAAATATGACCTTTCGGTAGGTTACAAACGTAAGGAGGGTCAGGTGAAAAATACCGACTACAACCGTTATTACGCTCGTTTGAATTCCGATATCAACCTGAGCCGTAACCTTGTCTTCACCTCTTCGCTCTCGTTGGCCTATATCAACAGCAACTTGCAGGAGCAGGGTCTTTCGCGCGAAACCAATCCGCTCCTTGCCGCCCTGCGCAAAGCTCCCATGCTTTCGCCTTATCAAATCGATGACGACGGCAAGATGCTGCCCGAATACGCTCCCGTGCGCAACGATACCGGCCTTGTGGTTACCAACAATGCCGTCTCGAACCCCCTCTCGCTCGTCGACAACGTGCGTGCCAAAAACACCATCTATGACGTGCAGGCGCTCTTCGGCCTCAATGGCAAAATCAAAGACCATTGGACTCTCGGTGTGACGGCCGGCCTTTACTATTACAAGAAAAACGAGTCGGTGTTTATCCCCGGTGTGACCGAGCAAAGCATCATGCCCTTGCAAAACGGTCTGGCCGAGAATACCTCTCGCGATGGTGAAACCGAGTTGCGTAACTTCTATTTCGCCGCCCGTGCCGGTTATGACCAGACATTCTCGGGCATGCACAACCTTAAGGGTTCGCTCGGTGTCCAGTCGGCCATCAACAGTTCCGAGTATGATTATGCACAAGGTATCAACTCGGCCAACGACTACTATTACCTGCTCGGTAATTCCAGTTCGAATGTGGGTCGTGTCGTATCGGGTTACATCGACAAGTTCAACTGGGTGAATATCAACGCCAACCTCAACTATACCTACAACCACTTGGTAGGTGTGGGTGTGACCTTGGCGTCGGACTATGCCTCGTCGTTCGGCAGCGATGCCCCGGCCATGGCGGTGTTCCCCTCGGTCAATGCCGCATTCTATGCCAAGAATGCTCCCGGCGTGCGTGACGTCGACTTCATCAACCAGTTGACCCTCCGTGCCGAGTATGTGACCACCGGTAACAGCCGTTTCTCGTCGAGCCTCAGCAAATATGCCTATTCGCAATCGTCTTTCCGTGCCCTCTCGGGTCTCGTGCGTGCCGGTATCGCCAATACCGACCTCAAATGGGAAACCGACCGTACGTTTGACGTGGGAGTCGATTTCTCCATGTGGAACAACCGCATCGACGCTTCGATCGATTACTACAATGGCAAAACCAGCGACGTGATCATGTTGCGTGGCATCTCCTCTGTATTCGGAACCAGTTCGATGTATGACAACATCGGTACGCTGAAAAACGAAGGCGTTGAAGTAGGATTCCAGTTTGCTCCCGTTTATACCAAGAACTTCCAATGGTACATCGGCGCAACTCTTGCCCATAACAAGAACCGCCTTACCTCACTTGACGGCAATGCCAGCATCATCACCGAGATGAGCGACGGCTCCGCCATCATTTCCGAAGTAGGCCAGCCTTTGTACAGTTTCTACGGTTATGAGACCGCCGGCGTATTCGCCACCGATGAAGAAGCCGCTGCCGCCAACCTCACCACTCCGGCAGGTGTTGCCTTCGGTGCCGGCGACATGCACTTTGTCGACCAGGACGGCAATGGTATCATCGACGAGAAAGACCGTGTGAACCTGGGTAGCGCCGATCCCAAAATTTTCGGTAACATCTACACCACGTTGCGGTACAAAAACTTTGAACTCTCGGTGAACTTCGGTTACAGCCAGGGCAACATGGCCTACAATGCCGTGCGCCGCATCGGCGAGAGCATGAGCGACTATGGCAACCAGCTCTCTTCGACCAACCGCCGCTGGCAAAGCAACGGTGACGTGACGACCATGCCTCGCGCCACCTATGGCGACCCGATGGAAAACAACCGCTTCTCCGACCGTTGGATTGAAGATGCCTCCTACCTCAAACTCAAAGAAATCTATGTAAGCTACAAATTCAATTTCTTGAGAGGTACCACCATCTTTGCTTCGGCCGAGAATGTTTGCACCTTTACCAAGTATCTGGGTCTCGACCCCGAAACTTATTATTCCTACGACTCATCGATGCGCGGATTCGACTATGGAAAGATTTCGCTGCCGCGTTCATTCAAAGTCGGTGTTAAGCTCGAATTCTAACCTCTAAGTGAATTTAAGATTATGAAAAATATCATCAACAAATTTACAGCTGCTATTGTCGCCTCGCTCCTTTTGGTGTCGTGTACCGACGATACCACCGACGTGCTCGACGAAAGCACATATCCCCAGACCATATCCGAGCTTTACGCCGGTTTGTGGGGCTGTGCCTCAACGGTAGCCGATGTGGCCGACCAGGCTTTGATTATCGAGGCGCTCCGCGGCAATTTGGCGCAGCCTACCTCGAATGCCGGTACCGAGTTGTGGGATATTTACGAATACCGCGACCTCAACGGCAATTCTCTTGTCGACCCTGCCGGTTATTACCGCATCATCATGAATGTCAACGATTATGTGGCTCATGTCAATGCATTCCGTCAGGAAAACCCCACCGCCCTCAACTTCGAGGAGATGTATGGCGTTTCTTTCGACATGTATATCTCCACCGCTATCCGTTACAAGGTGTGGGCCTACTTGATGCTGGGCAAAATCTACGGTGAGGCCGTCTATTTCGACGACCCCTTGAAAGAGTACCAGGATATAAAGAACTATCCGACGCTCAACTTCGAACAAATCATCGAGAAATGCATGCAGCTGATGACTACCGGCATGTACGGCGTTGACGGTATGCAGATGACCCGTTGGAGAACATTCCTTTTCCCCTCCACAACCGGTGAAGAAGAAGGTCTGATGCGTTATGACCGTTACCAGTTCACGCCCTATACCCTCTTGGCCGAGCTCTATTTGTGGAAAGCTGCGTTGTCGCCCAATCCCAATGATTACAAGCAGGCCGCCATCAACGCCATGACCGAAATCACCAACGGTGGTTACACCTCGGGCGCAGAGAACTATCTGTTGAGCTTGCGTGGTGCTTATGGCTCAAACTTCAAGAATGCCATACATACTTATTATCGTTGGGAAGATGTAACGATGGCTTCGTACAATCCTCGTGTAGGTGAGTCGAACCGCCTCGAAGATTATGCTTCGAACGTTGCTCCATACAGTTATTATGTCATGCCTACCGATGATGCCAGAGCCCGTTTCGACACCACCTACATCGCCAACAGCGACCAGCAGTACCGCGATAACCGCGGAAGTGGAAGAACCTTTTCAGAGGCAACTCCCGGGCAATATGTCCTGACAAAATGGATTAACGGTTCGTCGCAAACGTCCGAAACCATTATCGCCATTTACCGTGCGTCTAACTTGCATCTCATGCTTTGCGAAGCATTGTCGGGCGTAGCTCGTTTCACGACCGATGAAACTCAACGCCATGCCCTTATCGAGGCCGCCTTGGCCCTCATCAATGGCGGTATAGGTTCTTATTGGAACGCCTCGACCGGTGCGTATGCCGAAGATTCTTGCTTCGATATACTCTATGACATATTCGGTAAGGGCAGTACGGCATCTCCTTATTTGGCCAACCTCTACCGGGGCGGCACCCACGAAAATAGTGCGTCGCAATACATCAACCGCGGCGTGCGCGGGCGTGTCGACATGCTCTATGTGGGCGACAGCATTTTGGTGAAAGACGAGTTGACCAACGATTATCTCTATACTCCCGAACAGCAGTGCTGGAAACTCGATTCGCTCATCGCCGAAGAGAATTTCTTCGAGCTTTCGGGTGAAGGCCACGTCATGTTCACGATGCACCGCATCAAACGTTCTTATGCCGGAGCACACGATGACTTCTTCATCGATTGGATGGCCGGCGGCCGTGCCGCTGCGGCCGGTGCCTTGGCCAGTGAAGACGGTTGGTTCGTCGGGTATGACTTGAAAGGTAACTGATGCCGGTTGTCATCATCTGAGTACAGTGACCGAAGCAAGTATCTTCCTGCTTCGGTCACTTGTGTTTTTTTGAAATCCCAATAAACTTTTTTTTACATTATGCGTATATCTCGTTTATTCTTTTCGGCGCTGTTGGCTGCTGCCTGCCTTGTTCCCGCTCAGGCACAGCTCTTCACTTCTTCCGACTCGAAGCGCACCGCTCCCGGCCAAAGCCGCACGTTGCGTTATCAGCCCGACGGGGAAGATTTTGTCATCGTCAACGGCAATCGCAAGTTTACGCGGGCACTGTATGGTTCCAATACCGGCTTCCGCCTCGAAACAAGCGACGTGCCCGAGTTTGCCCTTTACATGCCCCGCATGGGCGGAAACCTCTCTCTCGGAGTTATCGTAGGCGAGAAAAGCCTGTGGCTCAACAACGCCGAGCGCATCGAGGCTCGTTACAGTGCGGGACGTCGCATCTACACCATTACCGACCCGCTTTTGGAAAATGGTTCGCTCGTGATTACGGCGTTGGCCCTGTATGAGGCCGACGGTATGATGCTCCAAGTCGAAGGCCGCAAGCTCCCGTCGGGAACCCAACTCGTCTGGCTCTATGGCGGAGCCACCAACAAACGGTTCAGCCGCGAAGGCGACATGGGAGTCGATGCACCCGATTGTTTCGACCTCAAAGCCGACTATTGCACCAATAACGTCTACCGCCTGCGTCAAGACGGATTCGATATTTGGTATGGAACCTCGCGCGAGACGATACAGGAGTTCCTGGCCGGCAAGAATCCCGAGACCGGCAAGAATCCGGTGTGTCACCTTACGGCACTTGTCCCCGACGGAGCCTCTCAGTTGGTGGGCGATGCCACGGCTCGCACCACTCCGCTGGCATTGCGGCAAGCTCCTGCTTCCGATAAATATCCCGTCGTGTCGGGAACCGTTGCCTTGGGCAAGAAACCGGCCTACATAGCGATATACAATCCCGAGACCGCACCTTCGTCATGGAGCTATGACGACTTGGCGGCATGTTACGACCGTGCCGACAAGAGCCGTGCCGAAGTCGCTTCGACGGTGAAAATAACCACCCCCGACCCCTATTTCAACACCCTTGGGCCGGCATTGAGCCTGGCCGCCGACGGTATTTGGGATTCGTCATACAAGGTGTGGATGCATGGCGCCATTGGTTGGCGCATGCCGCTCAACGGTTGGCGCGCCGCTTATACGGGCGATGCCATCGGTCGTCATGACCGCGCCCGTGAACACTTCGACGGGTATGCGGCTTCGCAAGTGACCGATGTAGAGCCGGTCTTGCCGCACCCGGCACAAGACAGTGCCCTCAACTTGGCCCGTTCGTTGAAGAAGTGGGGAACCCCCATGTATAGCAACGGTTACATCTCCCGCTATCCCAACCGCAAGAACGTCATGCACCATTATGACATGAACCTTTGCTACATCGACGAACTCCTGTGGCACTTCAACTGGACGGGCGACATGGACTATGTGCGTCGCATGTGGCCGGTGTTGACGGCTCATCTCGCTTGGGAGAAACGTAATTTCGACCCCGACGACGACGGCCTCTATGATGCCTATTGCTGTATATGGGCCAGCGACGCGCTCCAATACAACAGCGGCGGTGTCACCCATTCGTCGGCCTACAATTACCGCGCCAATAAAATGGCTGCCGAGATTGCCGAAAAGATAGGAGAGGACCCTGCTCCTTATCGCCAGGAAGCCGAGAAGATACTCCAAGCCATCAACAACAACCTGTGGCTTGCCGACAAGGGGCATTGGGCCGAGTACAAGGATTTCATGGGATTGAAGCGGGTGCACCCCGATGCTGCCATCTGGACGGTGTACCATGCCATCGACTCTGAGATTCATGACGACTTCCAGTCGTGGCAGGCCACCCGTTATGTCGATACCGAGATTCCTCATGTCCCGGTTATCGCCGAGGGTCTCGACCGGGACGATTATGCGACGATAGCCACGACAACCTGGTTGCCCTATGTGTGGTCGATCAACAATGTGGCTTTTGCCGAGGTGATGCACACCGCTTTGGCTTACTGGCAGAGCGGTCGCAGCGACGAAGCCTTCCATCTCTTCAAGAGTTCGATTCTCGACGGCATGTATCTCGGCGGCAGTCCCGGAAACTTCGGTCAGATAAGTACCTATGATGCGGCTCGCGGAGAGTGTTACCGTGACTTCGGCGACCCGGTGGGTGTCGCATCGCGGGCTCTTGTGCAAGGTCTTTTCGGAATCCTCCCCGACATGATGAACGATCGGGTCGTGTTGCGTCCCGGATTCCCCTCGGAATGGGAATCGGCTTCGTTCGAGACCTCCGATATTACCTATGACTTCAAACGAAAAGGCAACAAGGATACCTATAAAGTACAACTCCGCTTCGAGCGTCCTGCCACATTGTCTTTGCAAATAAAGGCTCGACGCGATAAAATCGCGTCGGTGAAGGTCAACGGCAAGAAAACCTCCTGGTCGCTGAAAGAGAACAGTGTGGGTGTGCCTCAAATCGAGATTGTTGCCCAACCGGCACCGTCGAATAAAATCGAAATCGTCTGGGCCGGCAAGCCCCTGTCTCAGCCCGAGTATGACACCTTGGCTGTCGTTGGCTCGCGATGGAAACTCTCCTTGCCATTGAGCGCACGGCTCATGGAGGTGCGTGATGAGCAGAAGCTCCTTTCCCAAACCCGCTGGGAGGCTCATTCCCTTTCGGCCGTTATCCGTGAGAATTTGGGCGAACGCACCCTTTTCCTCAAATTGGTTCAGGGAGATATGGCGTGGTGGCAACCGGTTCCCGTTACCGTGACACAGCCGGTGACGCTGGCTTCTTCGACGACCGAGGGATATGCCCTCTCTTTCGCCTTGGCCAACCACACCGATAAACCTCTCGCGCTGAGATGCCTTGTCAATCCCGGACGTCATGAGTATGAGCAGGTGGTCGAAATCCCTGCCCACGGCGTGTCGGCCGAGGTACTTGTCCCGGCCTCGTGCGCCGAACCGGGCAGCAACACCCTGATAGCCTACGATGCTAAAAATCAGGAGATGGCCCGTTTCAACTGCATCAACTGGGAGGTGAAAAATTCCCACACGTTGCGTTATGAGACGGTCGACCTCGACAGTAGTATGAACGCCCGGGTGACCGATATTTTCGAAAACCGCTACTTGTCGCCGCGTTCACCCTACACGACGTTGCAAGTACCGGCACAAGGTATCGGTGAGTGGTGTCACCCAAAAGCCTTTGCCGAA
This genomic window contains:
- a CDS encoding SusC/RagA family TonB-linked outer membrane protein translates to MKKLRNIFLLLLIAAVSLPAVAQRTYTITGTVVDPYDGSPIEGAVVSATNLGQSVTTDANGTFKAELSSLKGELNVWYPGYYTKVIPVNGRTSFSVILIPEDKYGYTDYVLTPNAVTPGQDKNTNTYSRQSKDFTASTVDVEKTFVNIPGLYVAEKSGMPGEGSYFQIRGNRTANATGMPLIVLNGQPYFGSLDASGVVNGYSTSLFSALNAQDIASVSVLKGADAAQYGSLAANGVIAIETERAIDLETQVEFIGQYGVDLNQSKLPTLNVKDYKNYVSALGLTDGSYEDMDDLLVDFPYLSQDPSVYVNPHLYTNDTDWQDEIYSPGFVTDNTLKIKGGDAIAKYDLSVGYKRKEGQVKNTDYNRYYARLNSDINLSRNLVFTSSLSLAYINSNLQEQGLSRETNPLLAALRKAPMLSPYQIDDDGKMLPEYAPVRNDTGLVVTNNAVSNPLSLVDNVRAKNTIYDVQALFGLNGKIKDHWTLGVTAGLYYYKKNESVFIPGVTEQSIMPLQNGLAENTSRDGETELRNFYFAARAGYDQTFSGMHNLKGSLGVQSAINSSEYDYAQGINSANDYYYLLGNSSSNVGRVVSGYIDKFNWVNINANLNYTYNHLVGVGVTLASDYASSFGSDAPAMAVFPSVNAAFYAKNAPGVRDVDFINQLTLRAEYVTTGNSRFSSSLSKYAYSQSSFRALSGLVRAGIANTDLKWETDRTFDVGVDFSMWNNRIDASIDYYNGKTSDVIMLRGISSVFGTSSMYDNIGTLKNEGVEVGFQFAPVYTKNFQWYIGATLAHNKNRLTSLDGNASIITEMSDGSAIISEVGQPLYSFYGYETAGVFATDEEAAAANLTTPAGVAFGAGDMHFVDQDGNGIIDEKDRVNLGSADPKIFGNIYTTLRYKNFELSVNFGYSQGNMAYNAVRRIGESMSDYGNQLSSTNRRWQSNGDVTTMPRATYGDPMENNRFSDRWIEDASYLKLKEIYVSYKFNFLRGTTIFASAENVCTFTKYLGLDPETYYSYDSSMRGFDYGKISLPRSFKVGVKLEF
- a CDS encoding fasciclin domain-containing protein; protein product: MKHKILYLCVAVAAMFSACGDDLEDSTFSITEEVPAATWLQENGYTQWVALLNHTNMFSTINLNVGDYTLFVPDNEAVNKYLAANGYGSVQDIDPAYGQYLVKYHTIAGNQYSQVDFSNDVLPDTTATGDRLSVTFNENGDYFVNEEAQITSFDIATTNATVFIMNGVLTPITEYIYDRLEDNADWSLFKELLDATGLSPLVSSTSGRAASYTCLVVPNSVFDASAISSLAALADTLDAGQNTAAWKETENPMYRYAAYHLISSSHATGSIVVADTASSTSAATVLATLAEASYIEFQDIDGQLYINYDTLTQTGATWGEVTDLVCRNGVIHEVSTPLYIKAPTNVPTTTFEVTDFSILETEISEYRLGSLTAEYVEDLSDLREKYGSGFCYDWTSYLSSSGFRCVSYYVGTSTDTVGLYFTNHDALLLNLGQYGYIDMQTPSLVADSTTYSVGLSFYNTAASSASGRFTVYIDDVEVGSLTTQGGTAPERFKDVSPKPEEWVAIPDADNGEYIVGEVTFATTGRHTLRIEDNEGSTLYLDYVLFTPKK
- a CDS encoding DUF4450 domain-containing protein codes for the protein MRISRLFFSALLAAACLVPAQAQLFTSSDSKRTAPGQSRTLRYQPDGEDFVIVNGNRKFTRALYGSNTGFRLETSDVPEFALYMPRMGGNLSLGVIVGEKSLWLNNAERIEARYSAGRRIYTITDPLLENGSLVITALALYEADGMMLQVEGRKLPSGTQLVWLYGGATNKRFSREGDMGVDAPDCFDLKADYCTNNVYRLRQDGFDIWYGTSRETIQEFLAGKNPETGKNPVCHLTALVPDGASQLVGDATARTTPLALRQAPASDKYPVVSGTVALGKKPAYIAIYNPETAPSSWSYDDLAACYDRADKSRAEVASTVKITTPDPYFNTLGPALSLAADGIWDSSYKVWMHGAIGWRMPLNGWRAAYTGDAIGRHDRAREHFDGYAASQVTDVEPVLPHPAQDSALNLARSLKKWGTPMYSNGYISRYPNRKNVMHHYDMNLCYIDELLWHFNWTGDMDYVRRMWPVLTAHLAWEKRNFDPDDDGLYDAYCCIWASDALQYNSGGVTHSSAYNYRANKMAAEIAEKIGEDPAPYRQEAEKILQAINNNLWLADKGHWAEYKDFMGLKRVHPDAAIWTVYHAIDSEIHDDFQSWQATRYVDTEIPHVPVIAEGLDRDDYATIATTTWLPYVWSINNVAFAEVMHTALAYWQSGRSDEAFHLFKSSILDGMYLGGSPGNFGQISTYDAARGECYRDFGDPVGVASRALVQGLFGILPDMMNDRVVLRPGFPSEWESASFETSDITYDFKRKGNKDTYKVQLRFERPATLSLQIKARRDKIASVKVNGKKTSWSLKENSVGVPQIEIVAQPAPSNKIEIVWAGKPLSQPEYDTLAVVGSRWKLSLPLSARLMEVRDEQKLLSQTRWEAHSLSAVIRENLGERTLFLKLVQGDMAWWQPVPVTVTQPVTLASSTTEGYALSFALANHTDKPLALRCLVNPGRHEYEQVVEIPAHGVSAEVLVPASCAEPGSNTLIAYDAKNQEMARFNCINWEVKNSHTLRYETVDLDSSMNARVTDIFENRYLSPRSPYTTLQVPAQGIGEWCHPKAFAEIDDSGLCRVASGDVLDTPMGVPFRVKQDTTARNIIFTTRWDNYPDSVSVPLSGKASRAYLLMAGSTNHMQCHMTNGLVTVTYTDGTTSTLPLINPETWCPIDQDFYVDGQAFRLQAPRPYRVLLKSGIITRDVESLLKFRGADGRNIPGGAAVILDLPLDATRTLQSLTLSAVSTEVVIGLMAVTLER
- a CDS encoding fasciclin domain-containing protein; this encodes MKKAAFILSLAVCALWACNDNWDDYYKGSSSTGSVDTATTVLDCSLIEFFQTHDEYADFYKLLQDVGAMSSLEADQELTVWAVDNQGVQTAMTDGSSLVDLNLDTTRVLYHVNYLSFNRNQFKDGARLKTLNGIYIQIAVDEQGEIYANDAKVVKTYRMNNGVVHVIDHMMSARMNLYAYIEQLSDEYSMYRDSIILKASVEQFSPESSTPIGVDMTGNTLYDSVFVVYNPLFDTVRINSEFQQFTCFVPSDEVIRDCYRKMNETCQAIGRQLAENPPYPDYPYLGSAELSLANEWIKRATIYNGTLSAEEASQDDIYSAYNKQWKNTDRDGNAVQVIDTENPVELSNGRVYMVQDLKIPNNVIITRLKQFLYHYGKIASADTTNLYFCIRGEVPDGLGPSRQDEIPSLVVQAGYDSPAWAEHGPYSHFEENDKGNPCYVVLHIAKDEESTEPFTLSFTPIVPTGMSSVAQYLIPAGEYNLHLGNQASGSGVGNVYFATAELGENGYPYFDPNDPNFATAPASNDCDVALKGKGYVRVGSNINFSLASPWNYDRRGGGGMAQYSSGNSRWNENGGLVGPVTVEGEPGTMQSVRIKIELTSGTRMRFFHWCLVPTENNY